A region from the Medicago truncatula cultivar Jemalong A17 chromosome 6, MtrunA17r5.0-ANR, whole genome shotgun sequence genome encodes:
- the LOC11432157 gene encoding PR5-like receptor kinase: MNKECLRCLGFEDKDCGLKNNSDIEKYAVSSCYYDKCPHGSSEFSTNCYPIHKSKELSWQGKMKIIAGSAGATFVGLSICIAIFYFTYKSIKNNQDKKINQDIEAFLKTNEDFTIRRYKFSHIKKMTNNFEVKLGQGGYGTVYKGKLLNDRLVAVKILNASKGKGEEFMNEVSSITKTSHVNVVALLGFCFDGRKKALIYEFMSNGSLDKFIYNAQHETYQSLSWEILYEIAKGIARGLEYLHRGCSTRILHFDIKPHNILLDENFCPKISDFGLARLCLKKESIISMSGARGTMGYVAPELWNRNFGGVSYKSDVYSYGMMLLEIIGGRKNISANASHTSEKYFPDWVYKRFDLDTDLRHDEVIATDDDIAKRMTIVGLWCIQTLPNDRPAMSRVIEMLEGNVSSLEIPPKPILSSPTRPVPKSSAS; this comes from the exons ATGAATAAGGAATGTTTAAGGTGTCTGGGATTTGAAGATAAAGATTGTGGATTGAAGAACAATAGTGATATTGAGAAATATGCAGTGTCCTCTTGCTATTATGATAAATGTCCACATGGATCTAGTGAGTTTTCAACAAACTGTTATCCTATTCACAAAA GTAAGGAGTTGAGCTGGCAAgggaaaatgaaaattatcgCAG GAAGTGCAGGTGCAACATTTGTAGGATTATCGATATGTATCGCTATCTTTTATTTCACATACAAGTCCATAAAGAATAATCAAGACAAAAAGATTAACCAAGACATCGAAGCATTCTTAAAAACTAATGAAGATTTTACTATAAGACGATACAAATTCTCGCATATCAAGAAAATGACTAACAACTTCGAAGTCAAACTAGGACAAGGTGGTTATGGTACAGTATACAAAGGAAAGCTACTCAATGACCGCCTTGTGGCCGTGAAGATATTAAACGCATCCAAAGGAAAAGGTGAAGAATTTATGAACGAGGTTTCTAGCATAACAAAAACCTCTCACGTTAATGTTGTTGCCCTTCTTGGATTTTGTTTTGACGGTCGCAAAAAAGCCCTGATCTATGAATTCATGTCTAATGGTTCGCTTGACAAATTTATTTACAACGCGCAACATGAAACCTATCAATCTCTGAGTTGGGAGATTCTTTATGAAATTGCTAAAGGGATAGCTCGAGGGTTGGAGTACCTGCATAGAGGATGCAGTACTCGAATTTTACATTTTGATATAAAAccacataatattttattagatgAAAATTTTTGTCCAAAGATATCAGATTTTGGACTTGCAAGACTTTGTCTCAAGAAAGAAAGCATTATTTCGATGTCAGGTGCTAGAGGAACGATGGGATATGTAGCTCCTGAGTTGTGGAATAGAAACTTTGGAGGCGTTTCGTACAAGTCTGATGTTTATAGTTACGGAATGATGTTGTTGGAAATAATCGGAGGAAGGAAAAACATTAGTGCCAATGCAAGTCATACAAGTGAGAAATACTTTCCTGATTGGGTATACAAAAGGTTTGATCTAGACACTGATTTGAGACACGATGAAGTGATTGCCACAGATGATGACATCGCAAAGAGAATGACCATAGTAGGATTATGGTGCATTCAAACACTTCCAAATGATAGACCTGCAATGAGTAGAGTTATTGAAATGTTAGAAGGCAATGTGAGTTCATTGGAAATACCCCCAAAACCTATTCTTTCTTCTCCTACTAGACCAGTACCAAAATCGTCAGCTTCATGA